Genomic DNA from Turicibacter faecis:
CTCACTTCTACATGATCAAATCCAACGCGATAGGCTTCTTTTAAAACGTCTTTTAAATAGAGCACCCCAACGATTTGATCCAATTGATCTTCATAAACAGGAATGCGCGAGTAATTTTCTTCTAGTAACTGTTCGATGGCTAACGGTTGATTCACATTAATCATATAAACCTCTGTCCGTGGGGTCATAACTTCTTTGGCTAATTTATCATCAAACTCAAAAATACTATTAATCATTTCCTTCTCAATTTGATTAATGACGCCGTGTTCCTCGCCCGCATCAACGAGCGATTTTATTTCTTCACGAGACACTTTTTCTTCTAATTTCTCATCGTTTAGTCCGAAGAGTCGCAAAACAACATTCGTTGAAAAAGATAACCATCGAACAAAGGGCTTGGCCAGTTTTGAAATTAACACAATGGGCTTAACTGCAATCATCGCCAATTGTTGTGACTTTTGAAGCGCAATTCGCTTAGGAACCAACTCCCCTAAAACAAGGGTGATATAGGACAAAAGAAGCGTCATGACAACGACGGAAACCCATTCCGCATAAGGAAATCCAAAGCTAGCTAAATAAATTCCTAACCGCTTTGAAATCGTGGTCGCTGCGGATGCACTTGAAAAAAAACCAGCTAGCGTAATCCCGACCTGGATGGTCGATAAAAACAAATTAGGTTCTTCTAATAACTTCAACAACGAAAGGGCCTTGCGATCCCCACTCTCTGCTAATTGTTTAATGCGGGTTCGGTTAACAGAAACAATCGCCATCTCTGCCGCCGCAAAAAAGGCATTTAAGACAGTCAAAGTGAAAATTAAAATAACTTGTAGCGTGAAGCTCATCGGTTCGGGGTCCATAACATTAATCTCTCCTCTAATTAATACAGCTACCGATTGCGGATGGCTTTTCGGTAGAATAACTATTTATTGTTCTAATGTATTATATTCCCGCCTCACAAAATTGTCCCTCAAACAAAAAAATCCCTATCGGAAACTCACAACAAGTGTCCATAGGGAATGATGCGTTACCCTCGAAGTGGCAACCACCTCATTACTAACCTGTCTCTAAAGGTTAAAAATCAAATTTATGCCTAAACGTGTCGTACCAGTCCGTTGCCCACTGTTGCTCCTGACAGAGCGCTAGAAGTTCATGTTCATCGTTAATGCCCCGTTCCGTAATGAGACGATGCGTTTCTTTATTCACGATTAACCCATTATCAATCTGATCCGCCAACTCCTTGTAAAGGGCATAACTTCTAATATGGGAAAATTCACAGGTTCTAACAACAAGTGGTTTCCCAGTTAACTCATCCGACTTAATTTTATACTTCGTTCTTCGTTTCTTTTTCAATCCCTTACGTGCTGCATTCAGAGTGTAATCATACTCGATTCGTCGCAATTTCACCGTTGGACAGGTATTAATCGCTTCATAGTATTGTTTAGACGCCTCCAAATTGGCGCCTTTTTTCCCTACCCCATTTTCCTCAATATTTTTAGCCAGATGCTCAAGTACCTTATACCCACGAACATATTCCTGGCCGTCGAACGATTGTTTAAGGCTATCTGGAACACAAGCGACGAAGTAACGGGCATTCTTTTTTGTCGTTCGTAAAATACTATGCAGTTTCTCTACCTTAATCCACATCCAACCTTTACTATCAATAAGAACCCCCTCTTGCCAGGCGCGTTCAAGTTCAGTTTGAACCTTCCGACTAATCTGGCCTTCCATGACAGGGTTTTGATACTCCACCTCTTTACCTTTTAAATAGGTTGTGAGCTCATATTTGGGTTTAATGGCTAGTCCCTCCCCACCATTTGTTGATACAAATCATTGAGTTTCGCCATCGCTGCCGTTGCCTGTTGATGAGAACAA
This window encodes:
- a CDS encoding hemolysin family protein; this translates as MDPEPMSFTLQVILIFTLTVLNAFFAAAEMAIVSVNRTRIKQLAESGDRKALSLLKLLEEPNLFLSTIQVGITLAGFFSSASAATTISKRLGIYLASFGFPYAEWVSVVVMTLLLSYITLVLGELVPKRIALQKSQQLAMIAVKPIVLISKLAKPFVRWLSFSTNVVLRLFGLNDEKLEEKVSREEIKSLVDAGEEHGVINQIEKEMINSIFEFDDKLAKEVMTPRTEVYMINVNQPLAIEQLLEENYSRIPVYEDQLDQIVGVLYLKDVLKEAYRVGFDHVEVRPLLHSAYFVPECKNIDQLFKELQKSRTHLAFLIDEYGVFSGIVTIEDLIEEVMGEIEDEYDDDHAVIEEIGQGVYLVDGLISIKDLNEKLHLNLSQEGEDYETLGGFLLQQMNYIPNEGETCTVTYENFVFKIDEVKDRRIERVKIYIPSTHLT